The following are from one region of the Nicotiana tomentosiformis chromosome 7, ASM39032v3, whole genome shotgun sequence genome:
- the LOC104099902 gene encoding transcription factor bHLH118-like, whose protein sequence is MDDSDQFDFAQVENLLHLLCSPPPPPPPPPTLIPRKQDSSASLQTQSPKRKAAITNFDQDAGKGKPPKEKKNTEKKVVRRDVERQRRRDMARLYQRLRLLIPSKYLMGKRSISDHLEEIVDYIKDMRKDIEELESKRERLKEMRNICSSDHISHLAAPASSLKSDENQDRIRVKKCKEGVEISVISNLGEGLTLSKVLRVLMEEGLLVISCVSSKINQRSLHIIQSEVNSRGDIDLVGLQFKLMSLSYKL, encoded by the exons ATGGATGATTCTGATCAATTTGATTTTGCACAAGTAGAAAACCTCTTACATTTACTttgttctcctcctcctcctcctcctccgccTCCGACATTGATTCCTCGAAAGCAAGATTCATCAGCTTCATTACAAACACAAAGCCCTAAAAGGAAAGCTGCAATCACCAATTTTGATCAAGATGCTGGCAAAGGCAAACCCCCTAAAGAGAAAAAGAATACTGAGAAGAAAGTCGTACGCAGAGACGTTGAAAGGCAAAGAAGGCGCGATATGGCTCGCCTTTACCAACGTTTACGCCTTCTTATCCCTTCTAAGTATCTCATG ggAAAGAGATCAATATCTGATCATCTAGAAGAGATTGTGGATTACATAAAAGACATGCGGAAGGACATAGAGGAGCtggaaagtaagagagaaagattgaaagaaatgaGAAATATTTGTAGTTCTGATCATATCTCTCACTTGGCTGCACCAGCTTCCTCCTTGAAAAGTGATGAAAATCAGGATAGAATAAGAGTGAAAAAATGTAAGGAAGGAGTGGAAATTTCAGTGATCAGTAATTTGGGAGAAGGGTTGACTCTTTCCAAAGTGCTTAGGGTTCTTATGGAAGAAGGGCTGCTTGTTATTAGCTGTGTTTCCTCCAAAATTAATCAAAGGAGTCTTCACATTATTCAATCTGAG GTGAATTCAAGAGGGGATATTGATTTAGTAGGGCTGCAGTTCAAGTTGATGAGTTTATCTTATAAATTATGA